In the Chitinophagales bacterium genome, one interval contains:
- a CDS encoding DUF1573 domain-containing protein, whose translation MKKVIFSFALLAVIAFQGFAQNATPVAAPNSTPVANPNAGDFAFTEETHDFGKIAKGTPVNYEFNFTNNGKEPIVISNVQASCGCTTPKWPKEPILPGKSASINVQYNAANPGGFNKSITITSNAKTPSKVLYIKGTVETQTEQTTPEKQPNMLTTPNN comes from the coding sequence ATGAAAAAAGTAATTTTCTCTTTTGCACTGCTTGCTGTTATCGCTTTCCAGGGCTTTGCCCAGAATGCAACACCTGTGGCAGCACCTAATTCAACGCCGGTGGCTAATCCCAATGCCGGTGATTTCGCTTTCACTGAAGAAACACATGACTTCGGAAAAATTGCGAAAGGAACCCCCGTAAACTATGAATTCAATTTCACAAATAACGGGAAAGAACCTATCGTGATCAGCAATGTGCAGGCTTCCTGTGGCTGCACCACACCGAAATGGCCTAAAGAACCGATTCTTCCCGGTAAGAGTGCCTCCATCAATGTGCAGTATAATGCCGCTAACCCGGGAGGGTTCAATAAGTCTATAACCATTACCTCCAATGCTAAAACACCATCCAAGGTGTTGTATATCAAAGGAACCGTGGAAACACAAACAGAGCAAACCACGCCGGAGAAGCAGCCTAATATGCTGACAACACCCAATAACTAA